One stretch of Methyloversatilis sp. RAC08 DNA includes these proteins:
- a CDS encoding ribonucleotide-diphosphate reductase subunit beta: MLSFEDDLPVNTPQPGLGLRTATAEPAATGFAPRAGAAPVGAAARRDMYADPLPIHAPIAELPIAPRAPAPAATESTRMRRIRAEDKRVINGGTDVNQLVPFKYKWAWDKYLSGCANHWMPQEVNMQRDIELWKTPNGLTDDERRLIKRNLGFFVTADSLAANNIVLGTYRHITAPECRQYLLRQAFEEAIHTHAYQYIVESLGLDEGEVFNAYHEVQSIRDKDEFLIPFIDVLTNPMFKTGTPETDQQLLKSLIVFACLMEGLFFYVGFVQILALGRQNKMTGAAEQYQYILRDESMHCNFGIDLINQIKLENPHLWTVEFREELKTLFRKAVELEYRYAEDTMPRGVLGLNSAMFKEYLRFIANRRAQQIGLDVLYPGAENPFPWMSEMIDLKKERNFFETRVIEYQTGGALSWD, encoded by the coding sequence ATGCTGAGTTTTGAAGACGACCTGCCCGTGAACACCCCGCAACCCGGCCTCGGCCTGCGCACCGCCACCGCCGAACCGGCGGCTACCGGGTTCGCCCCGCGCGCTGGCGCAGCCCCTGTGGGAGCGGCGGCCCGCCGCGATATGTACGCGGATCCCTTGCCGATCCACGCCCCCATCGCCGAACTGCCGATCGCGCCGCGCGCTCCCGCGCCGGCCGCGACCGAATCGACCCGCATGCGCCGCATCCGCGCCGAAGACAAGCGCGTCATCAACGGCGGCACCGACGTGAACCAGCTCGTGCCGTTCAAGTACAAGTGGGCGTGGGACAAATACCTGTCCGGCTGCGCCAACCACTGGATGCCGCAGGAAGTGAACATGCAGCGCGACATCGAGCTGTGGAAGACGCCCAACGGCCTGACCGACGACGAGCGCCGCCTCATCAAGCGCAACCTCGGCTTCTTCGTCACCGCTGATTCGCTGGCCGCCAACAACATCGTGCTCGGCACCTACCGCCACATCACGGCGCCCGAGTGCCGCCAGTACCTGCTGCGCCAGGCCTTCGAAGAGGCGATCCACACGCACGCCTACCAGTACATCGTCGAGTCGCTCGGTCTGGACGAAGGCGAAGTGTTCAACGCCTATCACGAAGTGCAGTCGATCCGCGACAAGGACGAATTCCTGATTCCGTTCATCGACGTGCTGACCAACCCGATGTTCAAGACCGGCACGCCCGAAACCGACCAGCAACTGCTGAAAAGCCTGATCGTGTTCGCCTGCCTGATGGAAGGCCTGTTCTTCTACGTCGGCTTCGTGCAGATCCTCGCCCTCGGCCGGCAGAACAAGATGACCGGTGCGGCCGAGCAGTACCAGTACATCCTGCGCGACGAGTCCATGCACTGCAATTTCGGCATCGACCTGATCAACCAGATCAAGCTCGAAAACCCGCACCTGTGGACCGTCGAATTCCGCGAAGAGCTCAAAACCCTGTTCCGCAAGGCCGTCGAGCTCGAATACCGCTACGCCGAAGACACCATGCCGCGCGGCGTGCTCGGCCTGAACTCAGCCATGTTCAAGGAATATCTGCGCTTCATCGCCAACCGCCGCGCCCAGCAGATCGGTCTCGATGTGCTTTACCCGGGTGCAGAGAACCCGTTCCCGTGGATGAGCGAAATGATCGATCTGAAGAAGGAAAGGAATTTCTTCGAGACCCGGGTGATCGAGTATCAGACGGGTGGGGCGTTGAGTTGGGATTGA
- a CDS encoding ribonucleoside-diphosphate reductase subunit alpha → MQITAEHGSNRSLSGTPDQISLESSAAAHSAHSDYKIIRRNGAVVAFEPAKISIAMTKAFLAVNGGQGAASARVREQVAALTDAVVGALLRRLPHGGTFHIEDIQDQVELALMRSAEHDVARAYVLYREKRSAERAQKQQAVEASIEQPVLHVVDGDRRMPLDREALRTLIQDSCENLGDVVSVATIFDATLTNLYDGVPVDEVRKSAILAARSLIENDPAYGYVTARLLLHTIRAEVLGEETSQGAMATAYADYFPRYIKLGIEAELLDPKLAQFDLAKLGAALDHRNDLRFNYLGLQTLYDRYFLHIRDRRIELPQVFFMRVAMGLAMNEINREARAIEFYQLLASFDFMSSTPTLFNSATLRPQLSSCYLTTVADDLDGIFEAIKENALLAKFAGGLGNDWTPVRALGSHIKGTNGKSQGVVPFLKVVNDTAVAVNQGGKRKGAVCAYLESWHLDIEEFLELRKNTGDDRRRTHDMNTANWIPDLFMRRVMENAEWTLFSPSDCPDLHDLFGRAFEAAYTRYEEKAARGEIRVFKKMPAVALWRKMLSMLFETGHPWITFKDPCNLRSPQQHVGVVHSSNLCTEITLNTSDTEIAVCNLGSVNLVAHLKDDGQGNKVLDHDKLRKTIRTAMRMLDNVIDINYYSVGKARNSNLKHRPVGMGLMGFQEALHELRTPYASDDAVEFADRSMEAVAYYAYWASTELAEERGRYASYKGSLWDRGILPHDSLDILAEERGGYLEVDRSVTMDWSALRSRIANYGMRNSNCLAIAPTATISNIIGVDASIEPTYQNLFVKSNLSGEFTVVNEHLVRDLKKMGLWDEVMVADLKYFDGSLSRIDRIPAELRSLYATAFEVEPKWLVEAASRRQKWIDQAQSLNIYMAGASGKKLDETYKLAWLRGLKTTYYLRAMGATHAEKSTGRGGELNAVPSEAEPKFCAIDDPTCEACQ, encoded by the coding sequence ATGCAAATCACCGCCGAACACGGCAGCAACCGTTCACTGTCCGGCACGCCGGACCAGATCAGCCTCGAGTCTTCGGCGGCCGCGCACAGTGCGCACTCCGATTACAAGATCATCCGCAGGAACGGTGCCGTGGTGGCGTTCGAGCCGGCCAAGATTTCCATCGCCATGACCAAGGCCTTCCTGGCGGTCAATGGCGGGCAGGGCGCGGCGTCGGCGCGTGTGCGCGAACAGGTTGCGGCGCTGACCGACGCGGTTGTCGGTGCGCTGCTGCGCCGCCTGCCGCACGGCGGCACCTTCCATATCGAAGACATCCAGGACCAGGTCGAACTGGCGCTGATGCGTTCGGCCGAGCACGACGTGGCCCGCGCCTACGTGCTGTATCGCGAGAAGCGTTCGGCCGAACGTGCGCAGAAGCAGCAGGCCGTTGAAGCGTCGATCGAGCAGCCGGTGCTGCACGTGGTCGATGGCGACCGCCGCATGCCGCTTGACCGCGAAGCGCTGCGCACGCTGATCCAGGACAGTTGCGAAAACCTGGGCGACGTCGTGTCGGTCGCCACCATATTCGACGCCACGCTGACCAATCTGTACGACGGTGTGCCGGTGGATGAAGTGCGCAAGTCGGCCATCCTGGCCGCCCGCTCGCTGATCGAGAACGACCCGGCCTACGGCTACGTCACCGCCCGCCTGCTGCTGCACACCATCCGCGCCGAAGTGCTGGGCGAAGAAACATCGCAGGGCGCGATGGCCACCGCCTACGCCGACTATTTCCCGCGCTACATCAAGCTGGGCATCGAAGCCGAACTGCTCGACCCGAAGCTGGCGCAGTTCGACCTCGCCAAGCTCGGTGCTGCGCTCGACCACCGCAACGACCTGCGCTTCAACTACCTCGGTCTGCAGACGCTGTACGACCGTTACTTCCTGCACATCCGCGACCGCCGCATCGAACTGCCGCAGGTGTTCTTCATGCGCGTCGCCATGGGCCTCGCGATGAACGAAATCAACCGCGAAGCGCGCGCCATCGAGTTCTATCAGCTGCTGGCCAGCTTCGACTTCATGAGCTCGACGCCGACGCTGTTCAACAGCGCCACGCTGCGCCCGCAACTGTCGTCGTGCTACCTCACGACGGTGGCCGACGACCTCGACGGCATTTTCGAGGCGATCAAGGAAAACGCGCTGCTGGCCAAGTTCGCCGGCGGTCTGGGCAACGACTGGACGCCGGTGCGCGCGCTGGGCTCGCACATCAAGGGCACCAACGGCAAGAGCCAGGGCGTCGTGCCCTTCCTGAAGGTGGTCAACGACACCGCCGTCGCGGTCAATCAGGGCGGCAAGCGCAAGGGCGCGGTGTGCGCCTATCTGGAAAGCTGGCACCTCGACATCGAGGAATTCCTCGAACTGCGCAAGAACACCGGCGACGACCGCCGCCGCACGCACGACATGAACACCGCGAACTGGATTCCGGATCTGTTCATGCGCCGCGTGATGGAAAACGCTGAATGGACGCTGTTCTCGCCGTCCGACTGCCCCGACCTGCACGACCTGTTCGGCCGCGCCTTCGAAGCCGCCTATACCCGCTATGAAGAGAAGGCCGCGCGCGGCGAAATCCGCGTGTTCAAGAAAATGCCGGCGGTTGCGCTGTGGCGGAAGATGCTGTCGATGCTGTTCGAAACCGGCCACCCCTGGATCACCTTCAAGGACCCGTGCAACCTGCGCTCGCCGCAGCAGCATGTCGGCGTGGTGCACTCCAGCAATCTGTGTACCGAAATCACGCTGAACACGTCCGACACTGAAATCGCCGTGTGCAACCTCGGTTCGGTCAATCTGGTCGCCCACCTGAAGGACGACGGCCAGGGCAACAAGGTGCTCGACCACGACAAGCTGCGCAAGACCATCCGCACCGCGATGCGCATGCTCGACAACGTCATCGACATCAATTACTACTCGGTCGGCAAGGCGCGCAATTCCAACCTGAAGCACCGCCCGGTCGGCATGGGCCTGATGGGCTTCCAGGAAGCGCTGCACGAGCTGCGCACGCCGTACGCCTCCGACGACGCGGTCGAATTCGCCGACCGCTCGATGGAAGCCGTCGCCTACTACGCCTACTGGGCCTCGACCGAACTGGCCGAAGAGCGCGGCCGCTACGCCAGCTACAAGGGCAGCCTGTGGGACCGCGGCATCCTGCCGCACGACTCGCTCGACATCCTGGCCGAAGAGCGCGGCGGCTACCTCGAAGTCGACCGCTCGGTCACGATGGACTGGAGCGCACTGCGCAGCCGCATCGCCAATTACGGCATGCGCAATTCCAACTGCCTCGCCATCGCGCCGACCGCGACCATTTCGAACATCATCGGCGTCGATGCCAGCATCGAGCCGACCTACCAGAACCTGTTCGTCAAATCGAACCTGTCGGGCGAATTCACCGTGGTGAACGAGCACCTGGTGCGTGATCTGAAGAAGATGGGCCTGTGGGACGAAGTCATGGTCGCCGACCTGAAGTACTTCGACGGTTCGCTGTCGCGCATCGACCGCATTCCGGCCGAACTGCGCAGCCTGTACGCCACCGCCTTCGAAGTCGAGCCGAAGTGGCTGGTCGAAGCCGCGTCGCGCCGCCAGAAATGGATCGACCAGGCGCAGAGCCTGAACATCTACATGGCCGGCGCATCGGGCAAGAAGCTCGACGAAACCTACAAGCTGGCCTGGCTGCGCGGCCTCAAGACCACGTATTACCTGCGCGCCATGGGCGCCACGCACGCCGAGAAGTCGACCGGCCGCGGCGGTGAGCTCAACGCCGTGCCGAGCGAAGCCGAACCCAAGTTCTGCGCCATCGACGACCCGACCTGCGAAGCCTGCCAGTAA
- the ampD gene encoding 1,6-anhydro-N-acetylmuramyl-L-alanine amidase AmpD, with protein MIEHAIDADGWCAAARRVDSPNRDARPDDTAVSLIVLHSISLPPGDFGGPWIEHLFTNRLDPSAHPYFFDISVLRVSSHFVVRRDGELLQFVSTLERAWHSGVSSWQGRSRCNDFSVGIEFEGCNVLPFEAAQYARARALIGALRQRHPIADVVGHSDVAPGRKTDPGACFDWSAVGIPRP; from the coding sequence ATGATTGAGCACGCCATCGACGCCGACGGCTGGTGCGCGGCGGCGCGGCGCGTCGATTCGCCCAATCGCGATGCGCGGCCGGACGACACCGCGGTGTCGCTGATCGTGCTGCACAGCATCAGCCTGCCGCCAGGCGATTTCGGCGGGCCTTGGATCGAACACCTGTTCACCAACCGGCTCGACCCATCGGCTCATCCCTACTTCTTTGATATCTCGGTACTTCGGGTGTCGTCGCACTTCGTGGTGCGGCGCGACGGCGAACTGCTGCAGTTCGTGTCCACCCTTGAGCGCGCCTGGCATTCGGGCGTATCGAGCTGGCAGGGGCGCAGCCGCTGCAACGATTTTTCGGTCGGCATCGAGTTCGAAGGCTGCAACGTGCTGCCCTTCGAAGCCGCCCAGTACGCGCGCGCCCGCGCGCTGATCGGGGCGCTGCGCCAGCGCCATCCGATTGCCGATGTCGTAGGCCATTCGGATGTGGCACCCGGTCGAAAGACCGATCCGGGCGCCTGTTTCGACTGGTCGGCGGTCGGTATCCCGCGCCCCTGA
- a CDS encoding sigma-54-dependent transcriptional regulator: MERRRSQLELKVLVVDDEDDLRELIDMSLARMGLHASLAGTVAQARDFLAREQFALCLTDMRLPDGEGMDLVRHIAEHHRDLPVAVITAYGSMDNAVAALKAGAFDYLAKPVSIEQLRALVRSALDLPGRNAASPAQGADALVGDAPALVHVRDMITKLARSSAPVNIQGESGSGKERAARLIHELGARRAGPFIAVNCGAIPETLVESEFFGYTKGAFTGADADREGHFQAAKGGTLFLDEVGDLPLSMQVKLLRAIQEKSVRRVGARSEESTDIRLISATHRNLKQMVDDGRFRQDLFYRLNVLELRMPSLRECRESIPQLAQTLLDRIAAPDHAHPVLTRAAIDALCAYPFPGNVRELENVLERAYALSAEAQIDAADLGLMPADDDAPADPAGELPLQDYLDRMERAAIEDALRKTRYNRTAAARLLGVTFRSLRYRLQRLGINE, from the coding sequence ATGGAACGTCGGCGATCACAACTTGAGCTGAAAGTGCTGGTGGTCGACGACGAAGACGATCTGCGCGAGCTGATCGACATGTCGCTGGCCCGCATGGGCCTGCATGCGTCGCTCGCCGGCACCGTCGCACAGGCGCGCGACTTCCTCGCGCGCGAGCAGTTCGCGCTGTGCCTGACCGACATGCGCCTTCCGGACGGCGAAGGCATGGATCTGGTGCGCCACATCGCCGAACACCACCGCGACCTGCCGGTCGCCGTCATCACCGCCTACGGCAGCATGGACAACGCGGTCGCTGCGCTGAAGGCGGGTGCCTTCGATTATCTGGCCAAGCCGGTGTCGATCGAACAGCTGCGCGCGCTGGTGCGTTCCGCGCTCGACCTGCCGGGTCGCAACGCCGCGTCGCCGGCACAGGGCGCCGATGCGCTGGTCGGTGACGCGCCGGCGCTGGTGCATGTGCGCGACATGATCACCAAGCTGGCGCGCAGCAGTGCGCCGGTCAACATCCAGGGCGAATCGGGCAGCGGCAAGGAGCGCGCCGCAAGGCTCATCCACGAACTGGGCGCGCGCCGCGCCGGGCCGTTCATCGCCGTCAATTGCGGCGCCATTCCCGAAACCCTCGTCGAGTCGGAGTTCTTCGGCTACACCAAGGGCGCCTTCACCGGCGCGGACGCCGACCGCGAAGGCCATTTCCAGGCGGCGAAGGGCGGCACGCTGTTTCTCGACGAAGTGGGCGATCTGCCGCTGTCGATGCAGGTGAAGCTGCTGCGCGCCATCCAGGAAAAGTCGGTGCGCCGCGTTGGCGCGCGCAGCGAAGAGTCGACCGACATCCGGCTGATCAGCGCCACCCACCGCAATCTGAAGCAGATGGTCGATGACGGCCGCTTCCGGCAGGACCTGTTCTACCGCCTCAACGTGCTCGAACTGCGCATGCCCAGCCTGCGCGAATGCCGCGAATCCATTCCGCAGCTCGCGCAGACCCTGCTCGATCGCATCGCTGCGCCGGACCATGCGCATCCGGTGCTCACTCGCGCGGCGATCGACGCACTGTGCGCCTACCCCTTCCCGGGCAACGTGCGCGAGCTCGAAAACGTGCTCGAACGCGCCTACGCGCTGAGCGCCGAGGCACAGATCGACGCCGCCGACCTCGGCCTGATGCCGGCCGACGACGACGCACCCGCCGATCCGGCCGGCGAATTGCCGCTGCAGGACTACCTCGACCGCATGGAACGCGCAGCCATCGAAGACGCGCTGCGCAAGACCCGCTACAACCGGACCGCCGCCGCCCGTCTGCTCGGCGTCACCTTCCGTTCGCTGCGCTACCGCCTGCAGCGTCTGGGCATCAATGAGTGA
- a CDS encoding sensor histidine kinase: MRMRPTTVADTAADDDSVSLSSLTPLRYFSLYRLLMTSVLLAIVLGFAGDISFGRYNEALFSRTALAYWTFALVTMLGADRMLPTSGGRLTLGVMADIVFLTLLTYASGGASSGLPFMHVVVLAFAALVGQGRLAVFYAAVASLAMLFEQSIQAITTVDDATTFVQVGTISIGFFATAIAVRLLARRVIANELLARERGRDLAEQMRVNERVIRDMEDGVLVVDPDGRVRQANPQAHRLLDPAMPRPVTLADFSPALDDLLSGIASADRERVMVLDLPARPAAVRVRCVPAGEQGGHLVFVEDLARLREQARQIKLAALGRLTASMAHEIRNPLSAITQAAELLQEERRAETQARLTRIICDNSQRLDRLVSDVLELGRRDRAEPELLDVAVYARSFVDELAMRDASVRSRVRIDAPTSGAIWFDRGHLHQVLWNLVVNALRYASPGQESVRIIVRGEDDATLIEVLDDGPGIDIAVRTHLFEPFFTTHSKGTGLGLYIARELCEANGARLEFVDNSPGAHFRVRGMNRSWDGAWNVGDHNLS; the protein is encoded by the coding sequence ATGCGGATGCGCCCGACGACGGTCGCTGACACGGCGGCCGACGACGACAGCGTCAGTCTGTCGTCGCTGACGCCGCTGCGCTATTTCAGCCTTTACCGGCTGCTGATGACCTCGGTGCTGCTGGCCATAGTGCTCGGCTTCGCGGGCGACATCAGCTTCGGCCGCTACAACGAAGCGCTGTTCTCGCGCACGGCGCTCGCGTACTGGACTTTCGCGCTGGTGACGATGCTCGGCGCCGACCGCATGCTGCCGACATCCGGTGGTCGGCTCACGCTGGGCGTGATGGCCGACATCGTCTTTCTGACCCTGCTCACCTACGCCAGCGGCGGCGCGAGCAGCGGCCTGCCTTTCATGCACGTGGTCGTGCTCGCCTTCGCGGCGCTGGTCGGGCAGGGCAGGCTGGCCGTGTTCTACGCTGCGGTGGCCAGTCTCGCCATGCTGTTCGAGCAGTCGATACAGGCGATCACGACGGTCGATGACGCGACCACTTTCGTGCAGGTCGGCACCATCAGCATCGGCTTCTTCGCGACGGCGATTGCGGTGCGACTGCTGGCCCGTCGCGTCATCGCCAACGAGTTGCTGGCGCGAGAGCGCGGGCGCGATCTGGCCGAACAGATGCGGGTGAATGAGCGTGTCATCCGCGACATGGAAGACGGCGTGCTGGTGGTCGATCCCGATGGTCGCGTGAGGCAGGCCAATCCGCAGGCGCATCGCCTGCTCGACCCCGCAATGCCGCGTCCGGTCACGCTGGCCGACTTCTCGCCCGCGCTCGACGACCTGCTGTCCGGCATCGCGTCGGCCGATCGAGAACGGGTCATGGTGCTCGATCTGCCGGCGCGGCCGGCGGCCGTTCGCGTGCGTTGCGTGCCGGCCGGCGAGCAGGGCGGTCACCTGGTGTTCGTCGAGGATCTGGCGCGGCTGCGCGAGCAGGCGCGCCAGATCAAGCTGGCCGCACTCGGCCGGCTGACCGCCAGCATGGCGCACGAAATCCGCAATCCGCTGTCGGCCATCACGCAGGCGGCCGAACTGCTGCAGGAAGAGCGTCGCGCCGAAACGCAGGCCCGGCTCACCCGCATCATCTGCGACAACAGCCAGCGGCTCGACCGGCTGGTCAGTGACGTGCTCGAACTCGGCCGTCGCGACCGGGCCGAACCCGAGTTGCTCGATGTCGCCGTCTATGCGCGCAGCTTCGTCGACGAACTGGCGATGCGCGATGCCTCGGTACGCAGCCGCGTGCGCATCGATGCGCCGACATCGGGCGCGATCTGGTTCGACCGCGGCCACCTGCATCAGGTGTTGTGGAATCTGGTGGTCAATGCGCTGCGCTACGCCAGTCCGGGCCAGGAATCGGTCCGCATCATCGTGCGCGGCGAAGACGACGCTACGCTGATCGAAGTGCTCGACGACGGCCCGGGCATCGACATCGCGGTGCGCACCCATCTGTTCGAGCCCTTCTTCACTACGCACAGCAAGGGCACCGGCCTCGGGCTCTACATCGCGCGCGAACTGTGCGAAGCCAACGGGGCGCGGCTGGAGTTCGTGGATAATTCGCCGGGTGCGCACTTCCGCGTACGCGGCATGAACAGAAGCTGGGACGGTGCATGGAACGTCGGCGATCACAACTTGAGCTGA
- a CDS encoding PP0621 family protein produces the protein MTRILFFALLALVAWLWFFKKTRKPDPVERKPETKAIEQIVQCAHCGLRLPEGEALAAGERHYCSIEHRDAHADAPDDGR, from the coding sequence ATGACCCGAATCCTCTTTTTTGCACTGCTGGCGCTGGTCGCCTGGCTGTGGTTCTTCAAGAAGACACGCAAACCCGATCCGGTCGAACGCAAGCCCGAAACCAAGGCAATCGAGCAGATCGTCCAGTGCGCGCACTGTGGCCTGCGCCTGCCCGAGGGCGAGGCGCTGGCGGCTGGCGAGCGACATTACTGTTCCATCGAACACCGGGACGCGCATGCGGATGCGCCCGACGACGGTCGCTGA
- a CDS encoding polyprenyl synthetase family protein — MSQLDVVIRERLHSEVVLVRQVAEYIIGAGGKRMRPALVLLTSGACGYTGVHRTELAAVVEFIHTATLLHDDVVDESELRRGAKTANALFGNAASVLVGDFLYSRAFQMMVGVGSMRVQAVLAEATNVIAEGEVLQLLNCHDADVDEQRYLQVIRYKTAKLFEAASRLGALLAGATPEVEERFARFGMHLGTAFQLIDDVLDYSGDEQSIGKNLGDDLAEGKPTLPLIHVMKNGTPPQVAAVRHAIEEGGRDDWAAVLEAVVASGAIDAARIHARAEAALASAALQGLPSNEYMQSLFDLAAFAVEREF, encoded by the coding sequence ATGAGCCAGCTCGACGTGGTCATCCGCGAGCGGCTGCATTCCGAAGTCGTGCTGGTGCGTCAGGTTGCCGAGTACATCATCGGTGCAGGCGGCAAGCGGATGCGTCCGGCGCTGGTTCTGCTGACATCAGGCGCCTGCGGCTACACCGGTGTGCATCGCACCGAACTGGCGGCGGTCGTCGAGTTCATTCACACGGCGACGCTGTTGCACGACGACGTGGTCGACGAATCCGAATTGCGCCGCGGTGCCAAGACCGCCAATGCGCTGTTCGGCAATGCCGCGTCGGTGCTGGTTGGCGATTTCCTGTACTCGCGCGCCTTCCAGATGATGGTGGGCGTGGGGAGCATGCGGGTGCAGGCGGTACTGGCCGAAGCCACCAATGTGATCGCCGAAGGCGAAGTGCTGCAGCTGCTCAACTGCCACGACGCCGACGTCGATGAGCAGCGCTACCTGCAGGTGATCCGCTACAAGACGGCCAAGCTGTTCGAGGCGGCCAGCCGGCTGGGCGCGTTGCTGGCAGGGGCGACGCCCGAAGTCGAAGAGCGTTTCGCGCGCTTCGGCATGCATCTGGGTACGGCGTTCCAGTTGATCGACGACGTGCTCGATTACTCCGGCGACGAACAATCCATCGGCAAGAATCTTGGCGACGATCTGGCGGAAGGCAAGCCCACGCTGCCATTGATCCACGTCATGAAGAACGGCACGCCGCCGCAGGTGGCCGCCGTGCGGCATGCGATCGAAGAGGGCGGGCGCGATGACTGGGCCGCCGTGCTCGAAGCGGTCGTAGCCAGCGGTGCGATCGATGCGGCACGCATTCACGCACGCGCCGAGGCAGCGCTCGCAAGCGCGGCGCTGCAGGGTTTGCCGTCCAACGAATACATGCAGAGTCTGTTTGATCTCGCAGCGTTTGCAGTTGAGCGAGAGTTCTAG
- the rplU gene encoding 50S ribosomal protein L21, producing MYAVIKTGGKQYRVASGEKIKVEQIPADVGSEIVIDQVLMVGEGESVKIGAPLVAGASVRATVLTQGRHKKVTIFKMRRRKHFQKHQGHRQNYTELRIEAING from the coding sequence ATGTACGCGGTCATAAAAACCGGTGGCAAGCAGTATCGCGTTGCCAGCGGCGAAAAAATCAAGGTAGAACAGATACCTGCGGATGTGGGCTCGGAAATCGTGATCGACCAGGTTCTGATGGTCGGCGAGGGCGAATCGGTCAAGATCGGTGCGCCCCTGGTTGCCGGTGCCAGCGTTCGTGCAACGGTGCTCACACAAGGGCGCCACAAGAAGGTGACGATTTTCAAGATGCGCCGCCGCAAGCATTTCCAGAAGCATCAGGGGCATCGTCAGAATTACACCGAGCTGCGCATCGAAGCCATCAACGGCTGA
- the rpmA gene encoding 50S ribosomal protein L27: protein MAHKKGGGSTRNGRDSESKRLGVKSYGGQLISAGSIIVRQRGTEFHPGDNVGMGKDHTLFAKIEGVVQFSIKGATRRRVVTIVPAAA from the coding sequence ATGGCACACAAAAAAGGCGGCGGCAGTACGCGTAACGGTCGCGATTCAGAGTCGAAGCGTCTTGGCGTCAAGAGCTACGGCGGTCAGCTGATTTCGGCAGGCAGCATCATCGTGCGTCAGCGCGGTACCGAATTCCATCCCGGCGACAACGTCGGCATGGGCAAGGATCACACGCTGTTCGCGAAGATCGAGGGCGTTGTACAGTTCTCCATCAAGGGCGCAACCCGCCGTCGCGTGGTGACCATCGTTCCGGCTGCAGCCTGA